The following proteins come from a genomic window of Sphaerisporangium rubeum:
- a CDS encoding DLW-39 family protein, whose translation MKKLIVLAILAAGGLLVWRKVKADRAELDLWTEATGGDN comes from the coding sequence GTGAAGAAGCTGATCGTCCTCGCGATCCTCGCAGCCGGAGGCCTGCTGGTCTGGCGCAAGGTGAAAGCCGACAGGGCCGAGCTCGACCTGTGGACCGAGGCGACCGGCGGCGACAACTGA
- a CDS encoding DUF3224 domain-containing protein, with product MSLEPHDDEGEPVPRATGGFHIDSWDQDTIDDREGATIGRVHITKTFHGDLEGTSTADLLTATGQVDGSAAYVAFERFTGTAHGHKGSFVLHHTATGSGGTRSLSWTILPDSGTGDLSGVTGGGDIAIEEDGTHTYVLDYELP from the coding sequence ATGAGCCTCGAACCTCACGACGACGAAGGAGAACCCGTGCCACGCGCCACCGGCGGCTTCCACATCGACAGCTGGGACCAGGACACCATCGACGACCGGGAAGGTGCCACGATCGGCCGGGTCCACATCACCAAGACCTTCCACGGCGACCTCGAAGGCACCAGCACGGCCGACCTGCTCACCGCCACCGGCCAGGTGGACGGCTCGGCCGCCTACGTCGCCTTCGAACGCTTCACCGGCACCGCGCACGGACACAAAGGCTCCTTCGTCCTGCACCACACCGCCACAGGCTCAGGCGGCACGCGGTCACTGAGCTGGACGATCCTGCCGGACTCCGGCACCGGTGACCTGAGTGGCGTCACCGGCGGCGGCGACATCGCCATCGAGGAAGACGGCACCCACACCTACGTCCTCGACTACGAACTCCCCTGA
- a CDS encoding acetylxylan esterase, with product MALFDLPLEELREYRPERDEPADFDSFWKNTLSEASVHPLSADFRPYDAALAGVEVFETTFAGWGGHPINAWMMVPRGATGVPCVVQYIGYGGGRGLPHDHLVWPAGGYAALVVDTRGQGAQHHNSPGSTADPYGGQNMQAPGMMTRGILDPEHYYYRRVFTDAVRAVDVAAAHPAVDADRIVVAGGSQGGAIAQAVAALQPKVVAAFIDVPFLTHFRRAVEITDADPYHEIVRFLSTQRDSAERVFRTLSYFDGLNFAARGEVPALYSVALMDLICPPSTVYAAYNLWAGQKDITVWPWNGHEGGGGRQIDIQLRHLRDLFAG from the coding sequence ATGGCCCTGTTCGACCTGCCTTTGGAAGAACTTCGCGAGTACCGGCCGGAGCGGGACGAGCCCGCTGACTTCGACAGCTTCTGGAAGAACACTCTGTCCGAGGCGTCCGTCCACCCGCTTTCGGCCGACTTCAGGCCGTACGACGCGGCGCTGGCCGGTGTTGAGGTGTTCGAGACCACGTTCGCCGGGTGGGGTGGTCATCCGATCAACGCGTGGATGATGGTTCCGCGCGGCGCCACGGGGGTGCCGTGTGTCGTGCAGTACATCGGGTACGGCGGTGGCCGCGGCCTGCCGCACGACCACCTGGTGTGGCCGGCGGGTGGGTACGCGGCGCTGGTCGTGGACACCCGTGGTCAGGGTGCGCAGCACCACAACAGCCCGGGCTCCACGGCCGATCCGTACGGTGGCCAGAACATGCAGGCCCCCGGCATGATGACGCGGGGCATCCTCGACCCGGAGCACTACTACTACCGCCGTGTGTTCACCGACGCGGTGCGGGCCGTGGACGTCGCCGCCGCGCATCCGGCCGTGGACGCCGACCGCATCGTGGTGGCGGGGGGCAGCCAGGGTGGCGCCATCGCGCAGGCGGTCGCGGCGCTGCAGCCGAAGGTCGTGGCGGCGTTCATCGACGTGCCGTTCCTCACGCACTTCCGCAGAGCGGTGGAGATCACCGACGCCGACCCCTACCACGAGATCGTGCGGTTCCTCTCCACGCAGCGGGACAGCGCCGAGCGGGTGTTCCGCACGCTGTCGTACTTCGACGGGCTGAACTTCGCCGCCAGGGGAGAGGTGCCGGCCCTGTACTCGGTGGCCCTCATGGACCTGATCTGCCCGCCGTCCACCGTCTACGCCGCCTACAACCTGTGGGCCGGCCAGAAGGACATCACCGTGTGGCCGTGGAACGGCCATGAAGGCGGCGGCGGCAGGCAGATCGACATCCAGCTGCGCCACCTGCGCGACCTGTTCGCCGGCTGA
- a CDS encoding IclR family transcriptional regulator domain-containing protein, translated as MSGGSREPGRSVTSRVMAVLCAFDADHRRLTLTAIAERSGMALSTAHRLVRELEASHALTRDPDGRYHIGSRLWELGQLAPSRLREVAHPWLQELFAATGENVHLAVRDGMEVLYVVKVYGVNAVPIVSRTGARLPMHATGVGKALLAHEPDGFIAAYLTRELERPTPHTVTEPGRLARDLAAVRAQGYAFTSEEMTLGSCSAAAPIIVDGRPIAAVGIVVSSRRARELPRLVEPLLTGARAIARAYGVDTSAAAP; from the coding sequence GTGTCCGGTGGCTCACGTGAGCCGGGACGGTCGGTCACGTCCCGCGTGATGGCGGTCCTGTGCGCCTTCGACGCCGACCACCGGCGCCTCACCCTCACCGCCATCGCCGAGCGCAGCGGCATGGCCCTGTCCACCGCGCACCGCCTGGTACGCGAACTGGAGGCCTCGCACGCGCTGACCAGGGACCCCGACGGCCGCTACCACATCGGGTCCCGCCTGTGGGAGCTCGGCCAGCTCGCGCCGAGCCGCCTGCGTGAGGTGGCGCACCCCTGGCTGCAGGAACTGTTCGCCGCCACGGGGGAGAACGTCCACCTCGCCGTCCGCGACGGCATGGAGGTGCTGTACGTCGTCAAGGTGTACGGCGTCAACGCGGTCCCCATCGTGTCGCGCACCGGAGCGCGCCTCCCCATGCACGCCACCGGCGTCGGCAAGGCGCTGCTGGCACACGAACCCGACGGGTTCATCGCCGCCTACCTCACCCGCGAGCTGGAACGGCCCACCCCGCACACCGTCACCGAGCCCGGCAGGCTGGCCCGCGACCTCGCGGCCGTGCGGGCCCAGGGGTACGCGTTCACCAGCGAGGAGATGACGCTCGGCTCGTGCTCCGCGGCGGCGCCGATCATCGTCGACGGACGGCCCATCGCCGCCGTCGGCATCGTGGTGTCGTCCCGGCGGGCGCGCGAGCTGCCCCGGCTGGTGGAACCCCTGCTGACCGGGGCACGTGCGATCGCGCGCGCGTACGGCGTGGACACCTCCGCCGCGGCGCCGTGA
- a CDS encoding 4-hydroxybenzoate 3-monooxygenase, translating into MRTQVAIIGAGPAGLLLSHLLHLRGITSVVLESRDRAYAEGRVRAGVLEQGTVDTLVAAGVGDRMLREGMPHHGIELRYGGRGHRIAFEELVPGRAITVYGQQEVVKDLIAARLRDGGDVRFEVTDAAVHDAATDRPYVTFGGERLDCDFVAGCDGFHGVTRPSIPAGVLSEHRRDYPFAWLGVLARVKPSSEELIYARTDRGFALHSMRSPEISRFYLQVAPDEDIANWPDDRVWAELRTRLETVPDFELATGPILDKSVTPMRAYVAEPMRYGRLFLAGDAAHIVPPTGAKGLNLAVADVRLLTDALARWYATGSADLLDSYSEACLKRVWSAQHFSWWMTTLLHTFDTDDPYGRRLQLAHLDQVTSSRAAATTLAENYVGLPFDSSGSTGTSSGTRSSVMPK; encoded by the coding sequence ATGCGGACCCAAGTCGCGATCATCGGGGCCGGCCCTGCGGGCCTGCTGCTGTCCCATCTGCTGCACCTGCGGGGGATCACCTCGGTGGTGCTCGAGTCGCGCGACCGCGCGTACGCAGAAGGCCGGGTGCGTGCCGGGGTGCTGGAGCAGGGCACGGTGGACACCCTGGTCGCGGCCGGGGTGGGGGACCGGATGCTGCGTGAGGGCATGCCGCACCACGGCATCGAACTGCGGTACGGCGGCCGGGGGCACCGCATCGCGTTCGAGGAGCTCGTGCCGGGCCGGGCCATCACGGTGTACGGCCAGCAGGAGGTCGTGAAGGACCTGATCGCGGCGCGGCTGCGGGACGGCGGGGACGTCAGGTTCGAGGTCACCGACGCGGCGGTGCACGACGCCGCCACGGACCGGCCGTACGTGACCTTCGGCGGCGAACGGCTGGACTGCGACTTCGTGGCCGGATGCGACGGCTTCCACGGGGTGACGCGGCCGTCGATCCCGGCGGGGGTGCTGAGCGAGCACCGGCGGGACTACCCGTTCGCGTGGCTCGGGGTGCTGGCCCGGGTCAAGCCGTCGTCCGAGGAGCTGATCTACGCGCGCACCGACCGGGGGTTCGCGCTGCACAGCATGCGTTCGCCGGAGATCAGCCGGTTCTATCTGCAGGTGGCTCCGGACGAGGACATCGCGAACTGGCCCGACGACCGTGTGTGGGCCGAGCTGAGGACCCGGCTGGAGACCGTGCCGGACTTCGAGCTCGCGACCGGGCCGATCCTGGACAAGAGCGTCACACCGATGCGGGCCTACGTCGCCGAGCCCATGCGGTACGGCCGCCTGTTCCTGGCCGGGGACGCCGCGCACATCGTGCCGCCGACCGGCGCCAAGGGCCTCAACCTGGCGGTCGCGGACGTGCGTCTGCTGACCGACGCGCTGGCCCGCTGGTACGCGACCGGCTCCGCCGATCTGCTGGACTCCTATTCGGAGGCATGCCTGAAGCGGGTGTGGAGCGCGCAGCACTTCTCGTGGTGGATGACGACGCTGCTGCACACCTTCGACACCGACGACCCGTACGGCCGGCGGCTCCAGCTCGCGCACCTGGACCAGGTGACCTCCTCGCGTGCGGCGGCGACGACGCTGGCGGAGAACTACGTGGGGCTTCCGTTCGACTCCTCGGGCTCCACGGGGACGAGCTCGGGGACCCGGTCGAGCGTCATGCCGAAGTAG
- a CDS encoding arylamine N-acetyltransferase family protein — protein MEPAQVDAYLARIGAERPTSPSEEALRDLQVAHLTAVPFENLSIHLGEPIELREDALFDKIVSRRRGGFCYELNGTFGALLRALGYRVSLLSARVFDGEQPGPPFDHLVLRVDVDEPWLVDVGYGRFSDHPLRLDHEGDQHDPTGVFSMVRHGEYGDIDVVQDGSLEYRVDPRPYELRDFTPTCWWHQTSPKSHFTRSLACSRRTDDGRVTLSGRTLIETSAAGERTEHDLGSDTDVLAAYETYFGMTLDRVPELVPVEPEESNGSPT, from the coding sequence ATGGAGCCAGCACAGGTGGACGCCTACTTGGCGCGGATCGGCGCGGAGCGTCCCACGTCGCCGAGCGAAGAGGCCTTACGTGACCTGCAGGTCGCGCACCTGACGGCGGTGCCGTTCGAGAACCTCAGCATCCATCTCGGCGAGCCCATCGAGCTGCGTGAGGACGCGCTCTTCGACAAGATCGTCTCGCGGCGGCGAGGCGGGTTCTGCTACGAGCTCAACGGCACGTTCGGCGCGTTGCTGCGGGCCCTCGGGTACCGCGTGTCCCTGCTGTCGGCCCGGGTCTTCGACGGCGAGCAGCCCGGTCCGCCGTTCGACCACCTGGTGCTCCGCGTGGACGTCGATGAGCCCTGGCTGGTCGACGTGGGGTACGGCCGGTTCAGCGACCACCCTCTGCGCCTGGACCACGAAGGCGATCAGCACGATCCGACCGGGGTCTTCTCCATGGTCCGCCACGGTGAGTACGGCGACATCGACGTCGTGCAGGACGGTTCCCTGGAGTACCGCGTCGACCCCCGGCCGTACGAACTGCGGGACTTCACGCCGACCTGCTGGTGGCACCAGACCTCGCCGAAGTCCCACTTCACCCGGTCGCTCGCCTGCTCACGCCGCACCGATGACGGACGGGTGACGCTGAGCGGCCGCACGCTCATCGAGACGTCGGCCGCCGGTGAGCGCACCGAGCACGACCTCGGGTCCGACACCGACGTGCTCGCCGCGTACGAGACCTACTTCGGCATGACGCTCGACCGGGTCCCCGAGCTCGTCCCCGTGGAGCCCGAGGAGTCGAACGGAAGCCCCACGTAG
- a CDS encoding DMT family transporter has translation MATNTTAGTDERTGRRALAAAAVTVLLWASAFVSIRSAVHSYSPGALALGRILAGALTLGVILLVRREGLPPRAAWPGIAVSGVLWFGVYMVALNWGEQEVDAGTAAMVVNIGPLLIALLGGWLLKEGFPRRLLLGMAVAFTGAAIVGISTSEHMGSSVLGVALCVVAAASWAAAVVAQKPALRHASALQVTTFGCVIGAVTCLPFAGQLASQVTTAPLAATLNLLYLGVFPTALAFTTWAYALARTTAGAMGATTYIVPALVVLMAWVALGEVPGPLTFAGGALCLVGVAISRRRKRALAPDAT, from the coding sequence ATGGCCACGAACACGACCGCGGGGACCGACGAGCGCACCGGCCGCAGAGCGCTGGCGGCCGCGGCCGTCACCGTGCTGCTGTGGGCCTCGGCCTTCGTGTCGATCCGCAGCGCGGTGCACAGCTACTCCCCCGGCGCGCTGGCTCTCGGCCGCATTCTCGCGGGTGCCCTGACGCTCGGCGTCATCCTCCTGGTACGGCGTGAGGGCCTGCCGCCGCGCGCGGCATGGCCGGGTATCGCGGTGTCCGGTGTGCTGTGGTTCGGCGTCTACATGGTGGCGCTCAACTGGGGGGAGCAGGAGGTCGACGCCGGCACGGCCGCGATGGTCGTCAACATCGGCCCGCTGCTCATCGCGCTGCTCGGCGGGTGGCTCCTCAAGGAGGGGTTCCCTCGGCGGCTGCTGCTCGGCATGGCGGTCGCGTTCACCGGCGCGGCGATCGTGGGGATCTCGACGTCGGAGCACATGGGGTCGTCGGTGCTCGGCGTGGCGTTGTGCGTGGTCGCGGCGGCGTCGTGGGCCGCCGCGGTGGTGGCGCAGAAGCCGGCGCTGCGGCACGCGTCGGCGCTGCAGGTGACGACGTTCGGCTGCGTGATCGGCGCGGTGACCTGCCTGCCGTTCGCGGGGCAACTGGCGTCGCAGGTGACCACGGCTCCCCTGGCCGCGACGCTGAACCTGCTGTACCTCGGCGTGTTCCCCACGGCGCTGGCCTTCACGACGTGGGCCTACGCGCTGGCCCGCACCACCGCCGGCGCGATGGGTGCCACCACCTACATCGTGCCCGCCCTCGTGGTGCTGATGGCCTGGGTGGCGCTCGGTGAGGTCCCCGGCCCGCTGACGTTCGCCGGTGGCGCGCTCTGCCTGGTCGGGGTGGCCATCTCACGCCGCAGGAAACGAGCACTTGCACCTGACGCGACGTGA
- a CDS encoding MerR family transcriptional regulator gives MIEVNGAGRRWSIGELARATGLTVRTLHHYDEIGLLSAGERTAAGHRRYTGADLRRLYRVRALRALGLSLEEIADALAEPAHMRDLLDAQLRELDAHAARIAELREQIHGLLGRLHAAPEPDPEDLMTTLEMMSMLENHFTAEQRSRLAARRDEMGPEAVEAARTRWVELVEELLPHVANGTPVDDPRVGELVERWDAVGAAFHGGEDTKVAARRMWSGNSGELSRALPWTAEQLTGLVAYVNQVRDAR, from the coding sequence GTGATCGAGGTGAACGGCGCCGGACGGCGGTGGAGCATCGGCGAGCTGGCGCGGGCCACCGGCCTGACCGTGCGCACCCTGCACCACTACGACGAGATCGGCCTGCTGAGCGCCGGTGAGCGCACGGCGGCGGGCCACCGCCGCTACACCGGCGCCGATCTGCGGCGGCTGTACCGGGTGCGTGCCCTGCGCGCGCTCGGGCTCTCCCTTGAGGAGATCGCGGACGCTCTCGCCGAGCCGGCACACATGCGGGACCTGCTCGACGCGCAGTTGCGCGAGCTGGACGCGCACGCCGCTCGGATCGCGGAGCTGCGCGAACAGATCCACGGTCTGCTCGGCAGGCTCCACGCGGCGCCGGAGCCCGATCCGGAAGATCTCATGACGACCTTGGAGATGATGTCGATGCTGGAGAACCACTTCACCGCCGAGCAGCGGTCACGGCTGGCGGCACGCCGGGACGAGATGGGCCCCGAGGCCGTCGAGGCGGCGAGGACGCGATGGGTGGAGCTGGTGGAGGAGCTCCTGCCGCACGTCGCGAACGGGACACCGGTGGACGATCCGCGGGTCGGCGAGCTGGTGGAACGCTGGGACGCGGTCGGTGCGGCGTTCCACGGAGGAGAGGACACCAAGGTCGCGGCACGGCGGATGTGGAGCGGCAACAGCGGTGAGCTGAGCCGCGCGCTGCCGTGGACGGCCGAGCAGCTGACCGGTCTGGTGGCCTATGTGAACCAGGTACGGGACGCACGCTGA
- a CDS encoding SRPBCC family protein yields the protein MRFRRRVTKELSCEVGAPAERVFSVFSEVGNHIGRHPFLREIDVHGDRYEDGTRHLEFTAVERIPVAGVPINSRIRARQRIDPAGLWYEVDTWTAPGVVTHQRAVFHDLGDGRTRVAERMTFEANALLIGFTVSQGVAAHERTLAALKEAVENGEP from the coding sequence ATGCGATTCCGCCGCCGGGTGACCAAGGAGTTGTCCTGTGAGGTCGGCGCCCCTGCCGAGCGGGTGTTCTCGGTGTTCTCCGAGGTCGGCAACCACATCGGCAGGCATCCCTTCCTGCGGGAGATCGACGTCCACGGCGATCGGTACGAGGACGGCACCCGCCACCTGGAGTTCACCGCCGTCGAGCGGATCCCGGTGGCGGGGGTGCCGATCAACAGCAGGATCCGCGCGCGGCAGCGGATCGACCCGGCGGGGTTGTGGTACGAGGTCGACACGTGGACCGCGCCGGGTGTGGTCACCCACCAGAGAGCGGTCTTCCATGACCTCGGCGACGGCCGTACCCGCGTGGCCGAGCGCATGACCTTCGAGGCGAACGCGCTGCTCATCGGGTTCACCGTCAGCCAAGGCGTGGCGGCGCACGAGCGGACCCTCGCGGCGCTCAAGGAGGCCGTGGAGAACGGCGAGCCGTGA
- a CDS encoding VOC family protein, giving the protein MLDHFGVQCADMAASSSFYDTVLTPLGSGRVMDFGVAIGYGPPSEPMFWISAQETGEGFRESHIAFAAADRASVRAFFDAAVGHGAAVLHEPRLWPEYHPDYYGAFVRDPDGNNVEAVCHKPE; this is encoded by the coding sequence ATGCTCGATCACTTCGGAGTTCAGTGCGCCGACATGGCGGCCAGTTCCTCGTTCTACGACACCGTGCTCACCCCGCTCGGCAGCGGCCGGGTCATGGATTTCGGCGTCGCCATCGGGTACGGCCCACCATCCGAACCGATGTTCTGGATCAGCGCGCAGGAGACCGGCGAGGGGTTCAGGGAGTCGCACATCGCCTTCGCCGCGGCGGACCGCGCGTCGGTTCGCGCGTTCTTCGACGCGGCCGTGGGTCACGGCGCCGCCGTCCTGCATGAGCCGCGTCTGTGGCCTGAGTACCACCCCGACTACTACGGGGCCTTCGTCCGCGACCCTGACGGCAACAACGTGGAAGCGGTCTGCCACAAGCCCGAGTAG
- the macS gene encoding MacS family sensor histidine kinase — protein sequence MGIERPFWRAIAVYRVASLCYAAVLLLSAGGYARPVAGWAVFAVMALWTAGATYWYASRPGRVLVATDLLVTVVCLLASRYVQGPEAGPSGVMPVTATWVGGPVLAWAVYGGRRAGATAAIVLSAADQWVRGARELDFGVLLKGAVLMLMAGVVVGHVARLAKQAEARLQRAVEIEAAGRERERLARGIHDSVLQVLALVQRRGQEIGGAAAELGRLAGEQEVALRELIRSEPAPPDEHSESSRALVDVSALLRRLGTASVTVSTPAAPLLLPAAHAREVAAAAGAALDNVRRHCGADARAWVLADSGEGTVIVTVRDNGPGIPDGRLREAEAEGRLGIARSIRGRMADLGGTVSVVSHPGQGTEIELTVPVPEDDRGPRTGWRGLEWRTWRP from the coding sequence ATGGGGATTGAGCGGCCGTTCTGGCGGGCCATCGCGGTCTATCGCGTCGCGTCGCTGTGTTACGCCGCCGTCCTGCTGCTGTCCGCCGGAGGGTACGCACGTCCCGTGGCGGGCTGGGCCGTCTTCGCCGTCATGGCGTTGTGGACGGCCGGCGCGACCTACTGGTACGCCAGCAGGCCCGGTCGCGTGCTCGTGGCGACCGACCTGCTCGTGACCGTGGTGTGCCTGCTCGCCTCGCGGTACGTCCAAGGGCCCGAAGCCGGGCCGTCCGGGGTCATGCCGGTGACGGCCACCTGGGTCGGCGGACCCGTGCTCGCCTGGGCCGTGTACGGCGGACGCCGCGCCGGCGCGACGGCCGCGATCGTGCTGTCGGCCGCCGACCAGTGGGTGCGCGGTGCGCGTGAGCTCGACTTCGGCGTCCTTCTCAAGGGGGCCGTGCTGATGCTGATGGCCGGTGTGGTGGTCGGCCATGTGGCCCGCCTCGCCAAGCAGGCCGAGGCGCGGCTGCAGCGGGCCGTCGAGATCGAGGCCGCGGGCCGGGAACGCGAACGGCTCGCGCGGGGCATCCACGACTCGGTGCTCCAGGTCCTGGCCCTGGTGCAACGGCGTGGCCAGGAGATCGGCGGTGCGGCCGCCGAGCTCGGCAGGCTCGCCGGGGAGCAGGAGGTGGCGCTGCGCGAGCTGATCCGCAGCGAACCGGCCCCGCCTGACGAGCACTCCGAGAGCAGCCGGGCCCTGGTCGATGTGAGCGCGCTGCTGCGCCGCCTCGGCACGGCGTCGGTCACCGTGTCCACCCCCGCGGCCCCGCTGCTGCTCCCCGCGGCGCACGCGCGCGAGGTCGCCGCGGCGGCCGGAGCGGCGCTGGACAACGTCAGGCGGCACTGCGGCGCGGACGCGCGGGCCTGGGTGCTCGCCGACAGCGGCGAAGGCACCGTCATCGTGACCGTCAGGGACAACGGGCCCGGCATCCCCGACGGACGCCTGCGGGAGGCCGAGGCGGAGGGACGGCTCGGCATCGCCAGGTCGATCCGCGGCCGGATGGCCGACCTCGGCGGCACGGTGAGCGTCGTGTCGCATCCCGGTCAGGGCACCGAGATAGAGCTGACGGTCCCGGTTCCCGAGGACGATCGGGGTCCGCGTACCGGATGGCGCGGCCTAGAGTGGCGGACGTGGAGGCCGTGA
- a CDS encoding response regulator: MVVDDHPMWRDAVARDLTDAGYDVVATTGLGAQALRVAGAVRPHVVVLDLRLPDLSGVEVARGLSAADHAPRILVLSASGEQQDVLEAVKAGASGYLLKSASREEFLDAVRRTLEGDAVFTPGLAGLVLGEYRRLATRPSPSDGPRLTERETEVLRLVAKGLSYRQIAERLVLSHRTVQNHVQNTLSKLQLHNRGELMRYALERGIDGD, translated from the coding sequence ATGGTGGTCGACGACCACCCGATGTGGCGGGACGCCGTCGCGCGCGACCTCACCGACGCGGGATACGACGTGGTGGCCACCACCGGCCTCGGCGCGCAGGCGCTGCGCGTCGCCGGTGCGGTACGGCCGCACGTCGTCGTCCTCGATCTGCGTCTGCCTGATCTGTCCGGGGTCGAGGTGGCACGCGGGCTGTCGGCGGCCGATCACGCGCCGCGGATCCTGGTGCTGTCGGCGAGCGGGGAACAGCAGGACGTGCTGGAGGCCGTCAAGGCAGGCGCCTCGGGATATCTCCTGAAATCGGCGAGCAGGGAGGAGTTCCTCGACGCCGTGCGGCGCACCCTGGAAGGCGACGCCGTGTTCACGCCGGGGCTGGCCGGCCTGGTCCTCGGGGAGTACCGCAGGCTCGCCACCCGGCCGTCCCCGAGCGACGGCCCCCGGCTGACCGAACGGGAGACCGAGGTGTTGCGCCTGGTCGCCAAGGGTCTGTCGTACCGGCAGATCGCGGAGCGGCTCGTGCTGTCCCACCGCACGGTGCAGAACCACGTGCAGAACACCTTGAGCAAGCTGCAACTCCACAACCGCGGTGAGCTCATGAGGTACGCGCTTGAGCGCGGGATCGACGGGGACTGA
- a CDS encoding YiaA/YiaB family inner membrane protein, which translates to MTKPVQPTMTTVYYMQCVLSFCLALGSVVIGILYLPVDTWVRAFLAVGVLYTVTSSFVLAKCVRDRQEITHVTSRVDQARLDKLLAEHDPFKVEKI; encoded by the coding sequence ATGACGAAACCAGTCCAACCGACCATGACGACCGTTTACTACATGCAGTGCGTCCTGTCGTTCTGCCTCGCGCTCGGCAGCGTCGTCATCGGCATCCTGTACCTGCCGGTCGACACGTGGGTGCGTGCGTTCCTTGCCGTCGGTGTGCTGTACACGGTGACCTCGTCCTTCGTCCTCGCCAAGTGCGTACGCGACCGCCAGGAGATCACCCACGTGACGAGCCGCGTCGACCAGGCCAGGCTCGACAAACTGCTCGCCGAGCACGACCCGTTCAAAGTGGAGAAGATCTGA